A genomic window from Babylonia areolata isolate BAREFJ2019XMU chromosome 9, ASM4173473v1, whole genome shotgun sequence includes:
- the LOC143286191 gene encoding uncharacterized protein LOC143286191, whose translation MKRQSSATSLRSLLDMSRDQDLDSCCSDSDVFDPPAWRPGRYLQFADILTVEEEPSVRPVSLSTERLGPHGLCTGAGGGVVADGFGSASGGDVLLDSRGAVAVQMESDMLTSVRHTWRSPLSRRTTLVVTACMAVALTALTLLSFVLC comes from the exons ATGAAGCGACAGAGCTCCGCCACCTCTCTGAGGAGCCTGCTGGACATGAGCAGAGATCAGGATTTGGACAGCTGCTGCAGCGACAGTGACGTCTTCGACCCCCCTGCATGGCGGCCCGGCCGTTACCTGCAGTTCGCGGACATCCTGACCGTGGAGGAGGAACCCTCGGTCCGCCCCGTGTCCCTTTCCACGGAGCGCCTGGGGCCCCACGGTCTGTGCactggggctgggggaggagtgGTAGCCGATGGGTTCGGGTCTgctagtggtggtgatgtgttgttggaTTCCCGTGGTGCTGTGGCGGTgcag ATGGAATCAGACATGCTGACCAGTGTGCGTCACACCTGGAGATCTCCCCTGTCCAGACGAACCACGCTGGTGGTCACCGCCTGTATGGCTGTGGCACTGACCGCTCTCACCCTGctgtcctttgtgctgtgttga